The nucleotide window GGCAGCCAAACGGCCTCGCCGTCTCGCCCGATCAGAAGACGCTCTACGTCGTTGAGGTTGGAATCTATAACACCAATATCCTGGAGAAGCCTCCGGTTGTTGGCGGTCCACCAAGCGCGGTTCACGCGTATGATCTCCTGGACGACGGCTCTCTTCGCTATCGAAACATGGTGGTGACATTTCCCACTGGGACCTGGGGTGACGGGATGACTGTGGATAGGGAGGGGAACATCTACGTGGGAGTCGGTGGCCCTCCTGGTAGCAATGGGGTTCACATCTATGCACCGAGTGGGCAACGACTCGCATTTCTGGCGACCGAGGAGACGGCAGTGAATCTCGATTTTGGGCGGGGTACCGACGCCAACCTTCTGTATGTGGTATGCGCCCGGTTTCCTTCTGGTTCGGGTCCGTGGACTCCACCCTCCAGTAACGGCCTGTACCGCATCCGGCTTCGAATGGAGTAGATTGCACGCAGAATTTTTGTGAGGTGTTGGGAGTCAAGCTTAATTGTAGACTATAGTCTCACGTACATATGCCGGGGAGGGCGTTCACGCTCTGTCGTAGCATATGTAGGGTGAGGTGCCGATGGCGGAAACCGCAAGGAGAGACTGGTCATGAAAATTGGAGTCGGAGCAGACCCCTTTGGCCTGGAACTGAAAGAGGCCGTGAAACGACATGTCCTGACACTCGGTCATGTGTGCGTGGATGTGGGCGGAACAAGGGATGAATCACGTTCCTATTATGATGTCGCTCATGAACTGGCCGGAAAAGTGGGTGCAGGTGAGTGTGATCGCGGGATCCTGGTGTGCGGTACAGGGATGGGCATGGCGATCATTGCGAACAAGCATCCGAATGTCTATGCCGCGGTGTGCGAAGATCCTTCCACTGCAACCAAAGCCCGATCCATCAACAATGCCAACGTACTCACCATGGGTGGCATGGTTACGGCATCTTACAAAGCCAAGGAGATCGTTGATGCGTTTCTGACAACTGAATTCAAGAGCGGGTGGGATGAGGAAATCCAAGCTTTTCTTGACCGTTCGATGGTCGATATCCAGCGCATTGAGTCCGAGGAATTCAAGGATTGAATTCAGGTAAAGGGAACAGGACGCGTAAAAATGCTTTTTCCAAAAAATCGCTTCGATGCGGACGAAATTCTGTATGACGTACGTCTACAGGTGTCCCGCACACGAAGGTTAGATCTCGTTCGCAAGGTCCGTCATCTTCCTGGATTGGTTTGATGGACTGGTTTTGGCCTGAGCGATCCGACTGCATGTTGAGCATCGGGTGTTAGTCTACGGACGAAAAACCGTCGCTAGCGAGATTTTGACCGAATTTCCCATGAACCTATAGTTGAAGATACTGCTTTCTGTAAAGAATGTTCTGACCTCTTGGATTCCCCGTCCTCTTTGCAGACCCACAACTTGACAATTTTTGTCGGTTGACAAAGAATTCGTCTGGTTTTAATTCAGGCCAGTGGGTAGGCTATGAGCCTATTTAAGGATTTTATATCATCCGATCCGCATAAGGATGCCGTGATAAATGGCCACATGTACAATAACAGACTGAAATTGCAAAAGTTAAAGTATCTTTTCAGATGAATCGGTGGCGCAAAGCATACAGGAAATCGAATGCCTGTAGCTAATGCGGATCTGCCTAATCCTTGTTTGGTAGCGAAAAAGGGCGGTTCAAGACTGGCGAATAAACGTATGTTGTTAGGTGCAAACCGGAGGATTTCATGGATAGTCAACATCCTTTGATTCAGCGTGCTCAAAAATATCAGTGCAAAAAAATCGACTTGTCGCCGGCTGGGTGCTTCTACGATGACTCCGTTGGAGCTTGGTGTGTCATCGAAACGGGTCAACTATGGGTGGACACCCCAGGACATAAGGGTCCCCGTACCAAAAAAAACGATATAGAAACTGGCGAGGATCAAAAAGGTGAGTGAAGAGCCGTGAGAGGAGGATTCGAAGATTACCATCCCCAGGTCTTACTTCTCGCGAGTCGGTACGATCTGACCTGCGATTACGTCGTAAGCCAGCTTAAGAGAAAGTCAATTCTGTACCTCCGCCTTAACACCGAGGATTTAAGTAACTCCGATGTAGAATTGGACCCCATTCAGCGGCGGCTCGTAGTTGAGCGTGGGGATAAAAGGTATTGCATAACTCCGCAGTGTCTCAGATCGGTGTTTTTTAGGCGTCCCGTCTTCCTCCGTGAATATGGAGAAAATCAATGTACAACGGAAGATAGGTTTTCAAATCTTCAATGGGCGGCGTTTGTTCGAAACTTAATGTTTTTTAGCGAAGCTCTCTGGGTCAATGATCTAACCGCCACATACAAAGCAGAGCACAAAGCAGTCCAGCTCTCGGTTGCATCTCGACTTGGCTTTGCTGTGCCACAAACCCGAGTGACAAACTCGCCACACCCCTACATGCTGGGCGAGAAGTCCCACTGTGTGGCGATCAAAGGACTCGACACTGTCCTATTACGAGCTGACGGCTATGAAATTTTCGGTTTCACTACTTTTGAATTCTCCGACCAATTGGAATCTGATGCATGGAGATCGGCTCCGGCAATAATCCAAGCTGCGTTGACAAACAAGCTGGACATTCGAGTAACTGTGGTCGGAGAAAGAGTATTTGCTGCTGCCATTACTGTGGGCGGAAATCCAGTTTCCGATGATTGGCGAATGCATAAGAGCGACGCGCAGTTTAGCGCATTTGAATTACCACCAGAGACTGTTGAGCGTTGCCGCGCGCTCGTCAGGGCATTGGGGTTGATTTTTGGAGCCATTGATCTTGCGTTATGCGACGGCGAATACTATTTCTTAGAGATCAATCCCACAGGGGAATGGGCTTGGCTTGTTGATTCGGCAAGGCTTCCAATAGATGAGGCAATTGCGGACTGCCTTTCGCAGGAGGTGTCTTTGGATGTGTTCTGAAATTCTAAGAAGGATAGATTCCGCATTGTTTGGTTCATGTCTTACTTTGCAAAAGGCTAATAAGCTAGTTCAAAAGAAAATTGAAGAGTGCGAAATAGATCAATTTGAAAATGACGAGCGACTCAACCTCTCTAAGCAGGATCTTGATGTCATGTTGACCCTTTCTATTCAGCGACTCGAGCGAGTCGAGAACAAGGCAATGGGAACGCTCCTGGGAATTGCAGTAGCGATTGCGGTATTTGGGGCAACATCTGGGCTTCTTGGGGATGATGGGCTTTTCGTAGGACACGGGTTAATTTTTAAAGATGTTGCGGCCGTAGGCCTCGTTTTGGCAATGCTGTACTTATTTGGGAGTGGAATCCTGTCATTGGGTTCATACAAGATTGGCCAAATCTATTACCCTATGCTGTCTGACCGAGCACCAGTCGTGTCCCCAAGCATGGAAGCGAAAGTGATCGTATATTCGATTGAGCAGAATCAGCGTGTCGCGATGTTGCGCTCTAATAGTTTATCAGCCTCGTTTGCGTGCCTCAGAAATGGGTTGCTAGTTGTTTTGATGCTGGGAATGTTTATGGTTTTTGTTGCGGGATTTGCCGTTGAGCAGAGCGGTTGTCCAACAACAGTTTCAACTAGATGAAGGGAAAGGGAGCAGATTTCTTTTCTGCCAATGGTCTTGGACATCCGCAATGTTGCACCTTGGACTCTAGGCCGAGCATATCCAGGATGACGCGGCTGACATTATGGTGACTCGAATTGGTGTTGCGGATTCACACGGTGTGCAGGGTGGTTGTAGCTTCTCTTCTTATAGAAAATCATAGCACGGTGGTTTCTCCAATTGAGCAAATGCGAGACATGACTGGAAATTTGTCTACGAGGAATATGAGGCAAGGGGCTGTCCGGTAGGCGGAACCTGGCGTAGGGGTGAAAAATAATCGATCCTCCTTTTTGCCTTTAGTTATTCGGAGGTAACTTGATGAATGCCATTGAATTATTGGTACCCGTGATGGTCATGGCTGGAATATTGGGTGGGTTAATTAATTTTTTTATAGCTGATCCAACGAACGAGGTCCCGCTTGCTTGGTGGAAGCATGTAATTATTGGCATTGGCGCGGCGTTCACGGTGCCAGTATTTCTCAATATGATCTCCAGTACCCTAATTGGCGAAATTGCTGGTCAACTTTCCGACGCAAAGATTCTGTCAAAGCTTTTAGTTTTTACAGGATTCTGCCTACTTGCTGCGATATCGTCGCGTAATTTTCTCCGCTCACTATCCGAGCGGGTATTGCAGGAGGTGAAAGCTGCGAAAAAACAAGCAGAAGAGGCTCGGGAAGAAGCTTCCGATGCACAAGCCGCTGTGGCTCCATTCATTGAAGAAGATATCGAACCGGTAGAGAATATGTCCGATCACGCTTCGGCAAATCTTTCTGAGTCCGATATTACCGAAGATGAACTTAAGATTCTCAAGGCAATGACTATGAGTCGTTTTTCGATACGTTCACTTACCGGTCTTGCAAAAGATGCAGGCATTCCTAAGGAGATTGTGAATGCAACCCTCGGTACACTTTTGCAGAGAGGGTTTGTTTCTGAAACTAAAAACAAACAGGGCCAACCACGTTGGTATGCAACACCGCTTGGTCGTTCTAAGACGAATTAAAAATCACTCGATTATTCACTTGTTCGGCTAGGTGTCTTTGGTAAAAAGGTGCGAGGAATCGTTTATTAACTCTTCATGCGGGTTTGGAAAGAAAGACTTTTGCCGCGTCGTTCACGGCTGGCCCCTCGAGCCTGGCTTTCCATATGGTCAACGGTAATGTGGGTGCTCTTACTGTTTGATCAGTCTCACGACTATGCCGGGTTTGAAGGGGTTTTGACGGAAGTCTCCGGTTGGACTGGGATACATTTCCCCGCCTATTGTCTAATGCCGACACACCGGCATCTTATCTGGTCTCGCCGAGAAAGCTCATCCCAAGACTCCTGACAATTCCCTTTTCCTTTTTCCAGTCCCATATCTTGAAATGTTTCGCCAATTGACGGAGAATCCGCTTTCGATTACTCCAGAGTCCAAGATAGGAGCCAACCCGAACACGTGATAGGCGATAATTCCAAAAACGCCTGCCTTTGAAAGACCAGAGATTGGGCACAAAAAGAAATGGCAACGTCTTATCCAGAAATAGAAAGCCTGTGTATACTTTTTTCACACAAACCGTCTAATAATAGTTAGGTGCTCGTGAAACAGCGAGCATCATTTTAATGATGCGTAGTTACATGAACCGCATATTACCGATTTACAACGTCAGCCCAAATGGAGACTCACCATGAAAGCCGTTGCTTACAAAACACCTGGTCCGATTGAGCGTGAAGATGCCCTCCAGGATATCACCCTTGATAAACCCAAAGCCGAAGGCCGAGATCTGCTTGTCAAAATCGTTGCCGTCTCGGTTAACCCGGTGGACACCAAGTTGCGTCTCGGTGCTGCGCCCGAAGGAAGCGATTGGCGGGTCCTTGGATTTGATGCCTCCGGCGTTGTCGAGGCTGTCGGGCCTGAGGTGCGGAATTTTAAACCGGGCGATGCGGTTTTTTATGCCGGTTCCATCGCGCGACCCGGCACCAACAGCGAATATCACCTTGTCGATGAGTGTATCGTGGGCCGCAAACCCGCCAGCCTGAGCGATGCAGAGGCGGCAGCACTTCCGCTCACGGCGATTACCGCCTGGGAAATGCTGTTTGACCGGCTCGATGTCAAACGCCCGACTCCGCAGGGGGGAAATATCATTTTGGTTATTGGTGGGGCGGGTGGGGTCGGCTCGATCACCATCCAGCTTCTGCGGGCGCTGACCGATCTCACGGTGATTGCCACCGCCTCGCGTCCTGAAACGCAGGATTGGGTGCGGAAATGCGGCGCCCATCACGTGCTCGACCACCGTCAGCCTTTGGCACCCCAGGTTAAGGCACTGGGTCTTGGCGCTCCCGGTTTTGTGTTCTCAACGACTCAGACCGGTCAGCACATGGCTGATATCGTCGAACTGATTGCGCCGCAGGGCCGTTTTGGCCTGATCGATGACCCCGAAGTGGTCAACGCGAAGCCGTTCAAGCGCAAAGCCGTGTCACTCCATTGGGAAATGATGTTCACGCGTTCGCTCTTTGGCACACCGGATATGGCGGAACAGGGCAAGCTGTTGAACGAAGTGGCGGCGCTGGTCGATGCGGGACGCATCCGTTCCACCGTGACCGAAGTCGCGGGCAAGATCGATGCGGCGACGCTTCGCAATGTGCATGCCCAGCTTGAAAGCGGCTTGGCGCGGGGCAAGATTGTGCTTGAAGGTTTCTGATGAGGTGTGGAACAGAGCCGAATCGTCTCCTTGGAGTGCCGACATGCCGGACAATCTGAACGCGAATAACCAGCATGCCATGGCCTTCTACCGCACTGCCTACTCATCCTCAAGTCTGATCACGAGCGACTTCCGCTTTTTTGAAATATGCCTGCTGAATATACCAGTCGAAAAAATTGATGGAAGCTCACGGCCGGTTTGTGATACATGTCACCGCAGTTTGTCTGGTAGTGATGGACTGTCACTTTATCCTCTGACTCCGTCGGATCAGAGAGCCATCAGATGAGAATGGGAACATACAGACGGACTCCTGTCTCAACCCTTCGGGGGGATTTGGTCCCTCGAAGTGAATCAACTTTCCGAGGGACCGAGGGAATGAGACGCTAACTTCCGATTGGACCGCCGTCGTCTTTGGTGATGACAATGCACGATGAGCGGGGCCTCTCCCCGGCCTCACCATCCGGCCACGAGCTGTAGTGCTTCGGGTCAGCCGGGTCGTTGACCGTTGGAGCCTCACCCGGGTGTTGGATCCCCACAAACATCGTCCTTTCATCGGGGGTGGTGCATATCCCCGTGATTTCACAGCCGTTTGGTCCAACGAGGAACCGCCGCGTCTCACGTGTCGTTGGATCGGCGCACAGCATTTGATTGTTCCCGAATCCGGCATACTCTCCTGAATTGATGGTGCTGGCGGAGACATCAGTTTGAATCCATGTCCGGCCGCTGGGAGCTACGTACACGCCGTCCGGCGAACCGTATTTGTCCCCAAAGATGGTCGATCCATGCGAGGCCTCCGCTGGATCGCCGCACAAAGCAAATATATCCCATTCAAAGGAATTTTCTGTCCAGTCGTGCTGGTATTTCCAGGTAATGATGTGCCCGTAATGATTCGGGCTGCGGGGGTT belongs to Nitrospiraceae bacterium and includes:
- a CDS encoding SMP-30/gluconolactonase/LRE family protein, whose product is QPNGLAVSPDQKTLYVVEVGIYNTNILEKPPVVGGPPSAVHAYDLLDDGSLRYRNMVVTFPTGTWGDGMTVDREGNIYVGVGGPPGSNGVHIYAPSGQRLAFLATEETAVNLDFGRGTDANLLYVVCARFPSGSGPWTPPSSNGLYRIRLRME
- a CDS encoding RpiB/LacA/LacB family sugar-phosphate isomerase, which codes for MKIGVGADPFGLELKEAVKRHVLTLGHVCVDVGGTRDESRSYYDVAHELAGKVGAGECDRGILVCGTGMGMAIIANKHPNVYAAVCEDPSTATKARSINNANVLTMGGMVTASYKAKEIVDAFLTTEFKSGWDEEIQAFLDRSMVDIQRIESEEFKD
- a CDS encoding zinc-binding alcohol dehydrogenase family protein, producing MKAVAYKTPGPIEREDALQDITLDKPKAEGRDLLVKIVAVSVNPVDTKLRLGAAPEGSDWRVLGFDASGVVEAVGPEVRNFKPGDAVFYAGSIARPGTNSEYHLVDECIVGRKPASLSDAEAAALPLTAITAWEMLFDRLDVKRPTPQGGNIILVIGGAGGVGSITIQLLRALTDLTVIATASRPETQDWVRKCGAHHVLDHRQPLAPQVKALGLGAPGFVFSTTQTGQHMADIVELIAPQGRFGLIDDPEVVNAKPFKRKAVSLHWEMMFTRSLFGTPDMAEQGKLLNEVAALVDAGRIRSTVTEVAGKIDAATLRNVHAQLESGLARGKIVLEGF